The DNA sequence TAGCGAAAAATAAAATCCGTCCCAATTATGTTCCGGTTGAAAAACTGAACCGTTTTACAAGAAAAAACCACCAGGGTGTGGTTGCTTTTATTTCGGATGTACCGTTTCATAAAGTGGAGGATATTGTTCCACAGTTATTTGAACAGGGAAAAACGCCTTTTCTTTTGATTCTGGACAGACTTACTGATGTAAGAAACTTTGGTGCAATCTGCAGAACGGCAGAATGTGTAGGGGTTGATGCTATAATCATTCCGGAAAAGGGCGCTGCTCCTATTAATTCTGATGCTATAAAAACCTCTGCAGGTGCTATTTACAATATTAAAATATGTAAAGAAAACAATCTGGCTCATGCTGTGGATTTCCTTCAGCAAAGCGGAATTTCTGTGTATGCTGCCAGTGAAAAAGCTCAGAAATTAATTTACGACGTCAACCTTACAGAGCCTTGTGCTATTGTTATGGGAAATGAAGAAACAGGAATTTCTAAAGAAGTCCTGCACCATGCTGACGAAAAAATTAAACTTCCTATTGAAGGAAAAACACAATCTCTGAATGTTTCTGTAGCATGTGGAGCGATTTTATATGAAGCAGTAAGACAGAAAATGGCAGTGATACCCAATTCTTAAACCATCATAATAAAATCACATTGCAGTATCAGCAGGATAAATAATAAATATATGGTTTCCAAATGTAT is a window from the Chryseobacterium indologenes genome containing:
- the rlmB gene encoding 23S rRNA (guanosine(2251)-2'-O)-methyltransferase RlmB — protein: MKDDFIFGLRPVIEAIEAGKTIDKVFVQNALQGPIYAELKAILAKNKIRPNYVPVEKLNRFTRKNHQGVVAFISDVPFHKVEDIVPQLFEQGKTPFLLILDRLTDVRNFGAICRTAECVGVDAIIIPEKGAAPINSDAIKTSAGAIYNIKICKENNLAHAVDFLQQSGISVYAASEKAQKLIYDVNLTEPCAIVMGNEETGISKEVLHHADEKIKLPIEGKTQSLNVSVACGAILYEAVRQKMAVIPNS